The proteins below are encoded in one region of Thermococcus celericrescens:
- a CDS encoding Na+/H+ antiporter NhaC family protein has product MSDFGVLSLLPPLVAIGLAILTKRVLFALFFGVWVGGLLVAGGNPVGATTETLKWIAFNIASAWEENGQIVTDLWNTRILLFDALIGAGVALIYKAGGMNAIAKAVTRKVKTSRAASLMAAIFGTIIFFDDYTNTIIVGNTMRPITDRARVSREFLAYADDSTAAPVAVLAVVSTWIGYELGLLKDAIASVGADISAYSAWFASWPYRFYPILAVILVYLVAITHRHYGPMLHAEQRARTEGKVLRDGAQPMMTTEVDVGMPIEGKESVWVFILPVAALVFMTFLGLWVTGGGSAAYAKGGFQEVLSNADSTWALVWGSFSMVIVAMVLVLAMKIMSLEDVEHTLVAGMKQMHFAMMILILAWSIKSACDAVGTADYIVSVASNVLSPGLVPLVVFVVAAFISFTTGTSWGTFAIMMPIAVPLSYGLSGSFGPVVYASIASVFAGGVFGDHCSPISDTTIMSSMFSGCDHIDHVNTQIPYALTAGFVGAVVLLLFAAGLRNGWLLLAIAVPLLVVLHRFLSEWYGKKAGIPHGKVHLYAVED; this is encoded by the coding sequence ATGTCGGACTTTGGAGTACTCTCACTCCTGCCACCTCTCGTGGCCATCGGTCTCGCCATCCTGACCAAAAGGGTTCTCTTCGCCCTGTTCTTCGGAGTGTGGGTTGGTGGACTGCTGGTGGCGGGGGGAAACCCCGTAGGGGCCACGACTGAAACCCTAAAGTGGATAGCCTTCAACATAGCGTCCGCCTGGGAGGAGAACGGGCAGATTGTTACCGACCTCTGGAACACGAGGATTCTCCTCTTCGACGCACTCATAGGTGCAGGGGTAGCGCTGATATACAAGGCCGGCGGCATGAACGCCATAGCGAAGGCGGTGACGCGGAAGGTTAAAACGAGCCGTGCAGCCTCGCTGATGGCGGCTATCTTCGGAACGATAATATTCTTCGACGACTACACCAACACCATCATCGTCGGCAACACAATGAGGCCCATCACGGACAGGGCGAGGGTTTCGAGGGAGTTCTTAGCCTACGCGGACGATTCAACCGCCGCTCCGGTGGCGGTTCTGGCGGTCGTCTCCACCTGGATCGGTTACGAGCTCGGCCTCTTGAAGGACGCGATAGCGAGCGTCGGTGCGGATATAAGCGCCTACTCAGCGTGGTTTGCCAGCTGGCCCTACAGGTTCTACCCCATCCTGGCGGTTATCCTCGTCTACCTCGTTGCAATCACCCACAGGCACTACGGCCCGATGCTTCACGCTGAGCAGCGTGCCAGGACCGAGGGCAAGGTCCTCCGCGATGGGGCGCAGCCGATGATGACGACGGAGGTGGACGTGGGGATGCCCATAGAAGGCAAGGAAAGCGTCTGGGTGTTTATACTACCCGTTGCGGCCCTTGTCTTCATGACGTTCCTCGGCCTGTGGGTTACTGGCGGAGGCAGCGCCGCTTACGCCAAGGGCGGCTTTCAAGAGGTTCTCTCCAACGCGGACTCAACGTGGGCCCTCGTCTGGGGTTCGTTCTCCATGGTCATCGTCGCAATGGTTCTCGTTCTGGCGATGAAGATAATGAGCCTCGAGGATGTCGAGCACACCCTTGTTGCCGGAATGAAGCAGATGCACTTCGCCATGATGATACTCATCCTCGCGTGGAGCATCAAGAGCGCCTGCGACGCGGTTGGCACCGCCGACTACATAGTTAGCGTCGCATCGAACGTCCTTTCACCTGGGTTGGTTCCCCTCGTCGTCTTCGTGGTGGCGGCGTTCATCTCCTTCACGACAGGAACGAGCTGGGGGACCTTCGCGATAATGATGCCGATAGCGGTTCCCCTCTCCTACGGGCTCAGCGGGAGCTTTGGACCGGTCGTCTACGCCAGCATCGCCTCGGTCTTTGCCGGCGGCGTTTTCGGGGACCACTGTTCACCAATCAGTGACACAACCATCATGAGCTCCATGTTCTCAGGCTGCGACCACATCGACCACGTGAACACCCAGATACCTTACGCCCTCACCGCGGGCTTCGTCGGCGCCGTTGTGCTCCTGCTCTTTGCCGCGGGGCTGAGGAACGGCTGGCTGCTGCTCGCCATCGCGGTACCGCTCCTCGTTGTACTCCATCGCTTCCTCAGTGAATGGTACGGCAAAAAAGCTGGAATTCCGCACGGAAAGGTCCATCTCTACGCTGTTGAGGACTGA
- a CDS encoding DUF2202 domain-containing protein, whose protein sequence is MKKVGFLIIGLLLLAAVAASGCIAGETETSPTSTARGGPPEDRGQGSSSGELGMPDISVLPYQELSEDEIDAILYMAEEEKLARDVYLTLFNETGVQVFDNIARSEQTHMDMVVELIEKYNLTNPIEGLGVGEFRSKEMQNLYDDLVSKGSVGEVEALKVGALVEEIDIKDLQEYLRRTDNEDVKAVFESLMSGSKSHLRAFTGVLSNRYGVAYSPQVLSGDEYQAIVG, encoded by the coding sequence ATGAAGAAGGTCGGTTTTCTGATTATCGGTCTGCTTCTGCTGGCTGCTGTTGCGGCGTCGGGATGCATAGCCGGGGAGACTGAGACCTCCCCTACATCAACTGCGAGAGGGGGACCTCCCGAGGACCGGGGGCAAGGTTCCTCCAGCGGGGAGTTGGGCATGCCGGACATCTCGGTGCTGCCCTATCAGGAGCTCAGTGAGGATGAGATAGATGCGATACTTTACATGGCCGAGGAGGAGAAGCTCGCGCGCGACGTTTACCTGACGCTTTTCAACGAGACAGGCGTTCAGGTATTCGACAACATAGCGAGGAGCGAGCAGACGCACATGGACATGGTGGTGGAGTTAATAGAGAAATACAACCTGACAAATCCCATTGAGGGACTCGGCGTGGGCGAATTCAGGAGCAAGGAAATGCAGAACCTCTACGACGACCTCGTCTCCAAGGGAAGTGTGGGGGAAGTTGAGGCCCTTAAGGTCGGGGCTCTCGTCGAGGAGATAGATATAAAGGACCTCCAGGAGTACCTCAGGAGAACCGACAACGAGGACGTGAAGGCCGTCTTTGAAAGCCTGATGAGCGGGAGCAAGAGCCACCTGAGGGCGTTTACCGGGGTGCTCTCAAACAGGTACGGCGTAGCGTACTCCCCCCAGGTGCTCAGCGGGGATGAATACCAAGCCATAGTGGGATGA
- a CDS encoding translation initiation factor IF-2 N-terminal domain-containing protein has translation MRASALIRGVTDLLLAVVFAAVLVTGIGLYLAPSGRIAESISWTFLGLDKDTLTLVHTYLGFVMAGLVAVHLAIGVKSMWVMLKSAFRSSKLKAVSAVVVPIILLAAGYQVFAGYSGSEETSTVEYTSDVTGDVYITGTMMKYYTVQQLADEFNVEVTDLIGKLKENGIDASPDETLAEIEYKYGLDGEEFKAILEEAIAELRGGD, from the coding sequence ATGAGGGCTTCGGCTCTCATAAGGGGTGTTACCGACCTTCTGCTGGCGGTGGTTTTCGCCGCCGTGCTCGTCACGGGCATCGGTCTCTACCTCGCACCGAGCGGAAGGATAGCGGAGAGTATAAGCTGGACGTTCCTGGGTCTCGACAAAGACACTCTAACGCTGGTACACACGTATCTCGGCTTCGTGATGGCCGGGCTCGTCGCGGTGCACCTGGCCATTGGAGTGAAGAGCATGTGGGTAATGCTGAAATCCGCGTTCAGGAGTTCCAAGCTCAAGGCTGTGTCCGCCGTTGTTGTTCCCATAATCCTCCTTGCCGCAGGATATCAGGTTTTCGCGGGGTACAGCGGTAGTGAGGAAACATCCACCGTAGAGTACACCTCCGACGTCACGGGGGACGTGTATATCACGGGAACCATGATGAAGTATTACACCGTCCAGCAGCTCGCTGATGAGTTCAACGTTGAAGTGACAGACCTTATTGGGAAACTCAAGGAGAACGGAATAGACGCATCCCCTGACGAGACCCTGGCCGAGATTGAGTACAAGTACGGTCTGGACGGGGAGGAGTTCAAGGCCATACTGGAGGAGGCAATAGCCGAACTAAGGGGTGGGGATTAA
- a CDS encoding DUF2202 domain-containing protein: protein MRKKIWGIALLMLAALGFTLGSVAAWHGTPGENPYAGRTTAPMLNSTMETYYSDLSQEEIDGLLYMVEEEKLARDVYLTLYEQWDLPVFSNIARSEQMHMDAVLSLIEKYNLTAPETLDEVGVFQNDDLQALYDQLVGMGSVSQEDALKVGALIEETDIKDLEDWIAQTDNEDIKQVYENLMAGSESHLRAFAGQLEVMGVDYTAQVLPAEQVDEILRLRPRP, encoded by the coding sequence ATGAGGAAAAAGATTTGGGGTATCGCCCTGTTGATGTTGGCTGCCCTGGGGTTCACTCTGGGAAGCGTGGCAGCGTGGCACGGGACTCCGGGAGAGAACCCGTACGCCGGTCGGACAACCGCACCCATGCTTAACAGCACTATGGAGACGTACTACTCCGACCTCAGCCAGGAGGAGATAGATGGCCTGCTGTACATGGTGGAGGAGGAGAAGCTCGCACGTGACGTTTACCTGACGCTCTACGAGCAGTGGGACCTTCCGGTGTTCAGCAACATAGCGAGGAGCGAGCAGATGCACATGGACGCGGTTCTTTCACTGATAGAGAAATACAACCTGACCGCCCCAGAGACTCTCGACGAGGTGGGTGTCTTCCAGAACGACGACCTTCAGGCCCTCTACGACCAGCTGGTTGGGATGGGAAGCGTAAGCCAGGAGGACGCACTTAAGGTCGGCGCACTGATAGAGGAGACCGACATAAAGGACCTCGAGGACTGGATAGCCCAGACCGACAACGAGGACATCAAGCAGGTTTACGAGAACCTCATGGCGGGCAGCGAGAGCCACCTGAGGGCCTTCGCCGGCCAGCTTGAGGTTATGGGTGTCGACTACACCGCGCAGGTGCTGCCCGCGGAGCAGGTGGACGAGATACTCCGCCTCCGCCCCCGACCATGA
- a CDS encoding HIT family protein, whose amino-acid sequence MKTLWAPWRIEYIRSPKHDGCIFCDFPKENRDRERLILYRGKHCFIIMNNYPYNPGHVMIAPYRHVGRWEDLTEEELLEIMKLSQLMIKALKKTMNPQGFNMGVNLGRVAGAGIDDHVHLHIVPRWNGDTNFMPVIADTKVIPESLEEAYDELKKAIDEIAGETGP is encoded by the coding sequence ATGAAAACCCTTTGGGCACCATGGAGGATCGAGTACATACGCTCACCCAAACACGATGGCTGCATTTTCTGCGACTTCCCGAAGGAAAACCGCGACAGGGAGAGGCTCATTCTCTACCGCGGGAAGCACTGCTTCATAATCATGAACAACTATCCCTACAACCCGGGGCACGTCATGATAGCCCCATACAGGCACGTCGGAAGGTGGGAAGACCTGACCGAGGAAGAGCTTCTCGAAATAATGAAGCTCTCTCAGCTCATGATAAAGGCCCTGAAGAAGACCATGAATCCACAGGGCTTCAATATGGGTGTGAACCTCGGCCGCGTTGCCGGGGCGGGCATAGACGACCACGTGCACCTCCACATAGTGCCGAGGTGGAACGGGGACACGAACTTCATGCCGGTTATAGCCGACACCAAGGTCATTCCGGAGTCGCTTGAGGAAGCCTACGACGAGCTGAAGAAGGCAATAGATGAAATAGCAGGAGAGACCGGGCCTTAG
- a CDS encoding aldo/keto reductase, with product MIQRDLKRIKAETVTAIGMGTWGIGGYESPDYSRDRESVEVLRYGLEMGINLIDTAEFYGAGHSEELVGRAIDGFEREELFMISKVWPTHFGYEEAKKAAKQSAKRLGTYIDLYLLHWPGESWRRIEETLRALEELVDEGLIRYIGVSNFDLELLKRSQEAMRRYEIVANEVKYSLRDRWPETSGLLDYMKREKMALIAYTPLEKGSLARNPCLAEIGRRYGKTASQVALNYLIREDNVIAIPKAGSRVHLEENAGAMGWRLKEEDVEKVRGCV from the coding sequence ATGATCCAGAGGGATTTGAAGAGGATTAAGGCTGAGACGGTTACCGCGATTGGTATGGGTACATGGGGTATAGGGGGCTATGAGAGCCCCGACTACTCGCGCGACAGGGAGAGCGTTGAGGTTCTGAGGTACGGCCTGGAGATGGGGATCAACCTCATAGACACAGCTGAATTCTACGGGGCCGGCCACAGCGAGGAGCTGGTTGGAAGGGCCATCGACGGCTTCGAACGCGAGGAGCTTTTCATGATCAGCAAGGTGTGGCCAACACACTTCGGCTACGAAGAGGCAAAGAAGGCAGCCAAGCAAAGCGCCAAAAGGCTCGGCACCTACATAGACCTCTACCTCCTCCACTGGCCCGGCGAGAGCTGGAGGAGGATTGAAGAGACGCTCCGTGCACTCGAAGAACTGGTTGATGAGGGCTTGATTCGTTACATAGGCGTCAGCAATTTTGACTTGGAGCTTCTCAAGCGCTCCCAGGAGGCCATGAGGAGGTACGAGATAGTCGCCAACGAGGTGAAGTACTCACTCCGCGACAGGTGGCCCGAGACGAGCGGACTTCTCGACTACATGAAGCGCGAAAAAATGGCGCTCATAGCGTACACTCCGCTGGAGAAGGGCTCGCTCGCAAGGAACCCCTGCCTGGCGGAGATTGGGAGGAGGTACGGTAAAACGGCTTCTCAGGTTGCGCTCAACTACCTCATCCGGGAGGATAACGTTATCGCCATTCCGAAGGCCGGGAGCAGGGTTCACCTTGAGGAGAACGCCGGTGCCATGGGCTGGAGGCTCAAGGAGGAGGATGTGGAAAAAGTGAGGGGGTGCGTCTGA
- a CDS encoding DUF7523 family protein, with amino-acid sequence MNPGKPSIAEIVRDEIMRRPFVRECMRLGIVNYSALARILVADAGLDASIPAVKMALIRLGEELRDERSLLEERVRSVVGNSIIELQSDVSVITVSKEHLVRAVKDLLEIMSKSRFFQLTQARDTFTIVIASEDEAKVLGLVKEVVGILRDQTALTVISPEDIIETPGVVVFMTSALAANGINITQVISCHKDTIFVIDREEAPRAYQVLERIIRGMR; translated from the coding sequence ATGAACCCCGGAAAACCCAGCATAGCCGAGATTGTGCGGGACGAGATAATGAGGCGGCCCTTTGTGCGGGAGTGCATGCGCCTCGGCATCGTTAACTACAGTGCCCTTGCGAGGATACTCGTAGCCGACGCCGGCCTGGACGCATCCATCCCCGCGGTTAAGATGGCCCTGATCCGCCTCGGGGAGGAGCTCAGGGATGAGAGGTCCCTTCTTGAGGAGCGGGTGAGGAGCGTCGTTGGAAACAGCATCATAGAGCTCCAATCCGATGTCAGCGTGATAACCGTCTCGAAGGAACACCTTGTCAGGGCCGTGAAGGATCTGCTGGAAATAATGAGCAAATCGAGGTTCTTCCAGCTGACCCAGGCTAGGGACACGTTCACAATCGTCATCGCGAGTGAGGACGAGGCAAAGGTTCTTGGCCTTGTGAAGGAGGTCGTTGGCATACTGAGGGACCAGACCGCCCTTACTGTGATAAGCCCTGAGGACATAATTGAAACCCCCGGAGTTGTCGTGTTCATGACCTCGGCGCTGGCCGCAAACGGGATAAACATAACCCAGGTGATCTCCTGCCATAAGGACACGATTTTTGTTATTGACCGGGAAGAAGCGCCAAGGGCGTACCAGGTCCTGGAAAGGATCATACGCGGGATGAGGTAA
- a CDS encoding ArsR/SmtB family transcription factor, with product MVQSVEELATICDALSNPVRVRILKLLCQKEWYVYELAKELGISRQLLYLHLKKLEKAGLVESELRLEPDDPRAKKYYRARPFRLVIDNDVIMNLGG from the coding sequence ATGGTACAGAGTGTCGAGGAGCTGGCCACCATCTGCGATGCGCTTTCAAACCCCGTAAGGGTCAGAATACTCAAGCTTCTCTGTCAGAAGGAGTGGTACGTTTACGAACTCGCTAAGGAACTTGGAATATCGCGGCAGCTCCTTTATCTCCATCTCAAGAAGCTCGAAAAGGCCGGCCTCGTCGAGAGTGAACTTAGACTTGAGCCGGATGACCCAAGGGCCAAGAAATACTACCGTGCAAGGCCGTTCAGGCTCGTTATAGACAACGACGTGATTATGAATCTGGGGGGATAA
- the thyX gene encoding FAD-dependent thymidylate synthase, giving the protein MGDGIRVTLVNYTKKPLETVTWAALISYWDEWETEAFERMGEGDVRMHLPRVLGYGHESILEHAVLTFAIEGCSRTCSHQLVRHRLASYTQQSQRYIKLNPNDVEETFVIPESVKEKPGLYEKWKELMRKAIELYEESYNAGVHQEDARFVLPQAVRTKLVMTMNLRELKHFFGLRACERAQWEIREVAWKMLEEIAKNDDLRPVIKWAKLGPRCVQLGYCPEGELMPPGCWRRTKERWKRIAGI; this is encoded by the coding sequence ATGGGGGATGGGATCAGGGTTACCCTTGTCAATTATACGAAAAAACCTCTCGAAACCGTCACTTGGGCGGCACTCATAAGCTACTGGGATGAATGGGAGACGGAAGCGTTCGAGCGCATGGGCGAAGGGGACGTTCGGATGCATCTGCCCCGGGTTTTGGGGTATGGTCACGAGTCAATACTGGAGCACGCGGTTCTCACCTTCGCGATCGAGGGATGTTCTCGGACGTGTTCACACCAACTTGTGAGACACAGACTTGCAAGTTATACCCAACAGTCACAGCGCTATATAAAATTGAACCCCAACGACGTCGAAGAGACCTTCGTAATTCCAGAGAGCGTGAAGGAGAAGCCTGGGCTCTACGAGAAATGGAAGGAGTTAATGAGGAAGGCTATCGAGCTCTACGAGGAGAGCTACAATGCGGGAGTTCACCAGGAGGACGCGCGCTTTGTACTCCCCCAGGCGGTGAGGACGAAGCTCGTCATGACCATGAACCTCCGCGAGCTGAAGCACTTCTTCGGCCTGAGGGCATGCGAAAGGGCCCAGTGGGAGATACGGGAAGTGGCCTGGAAGATGCTGGAGGAGATCGCAAAGAACGATGACCTCAGGCCCGTGATAAAGTGGGCGAAGCTCGGGCCCAGGTGCGTTCAGCTCGGCTACTGCCCCGAGGGCGAGCTCATGCCGCCGGGCTGCTGGAGGAGGACGAAGGAGAGATGGAAGAGAATAGCCGGGATATAA
- a CDS encoding 2,3-bisphosphoglycerate-independent phosphoglycerate mutase: MKQRKGLLIILDGLGDRPIEEFGGKTPLEYADTPNMDRLARMGILGQQDPIKPGQPAGSDTAHLSIFGYDPYKVYRGRGYLEAMGVGLDLSEDDLAFRVNFATIEDGIITDRRAGRISTEEAHELAKSIQENVKLPVDFIFVGATGHRAVLVLKGMAAGYRVGENDPHEAGKPPHRFTWEDEESRKVAEILEEFARKAHEVLDKHPINERRRKEGKPVANYLLIRGAGIYPGIPMKFTEQWKVRAGAVIAVSLVKGVARAIGFDVYTPEGATGEYNTDEMAKARKVVELLRDYDFVFLHFKPTDAAGHDNNPKLKAEMIEKADRMIGYIIDHINLEDVVIAITGDHSTPCEVMNHSGDPVPLLIAGGGVRADHTESFGERECMRGGLGRIKGHDIVHIMMDLMNRSEKFGA, translated from the coding sequence ATGAAGCAGAGAAAGGGACTTCTTATAATCCTCGATGGTCTCGGAGACAGGCCGATAGAGGAGTTCGGGGGAAAGACCCCACTGGAGTACGCTGACACTCCGAACATGGACAGGCTCGCCAGGATGGGAATCCTCGGCCAGCAGGACCCCATAAAGCCCGGACAGCCGGCCGGCAGCGATACCGCCCACCTGAGCATCTTCGGCTACGACCCCTACAAGGTTTACCGCGGCAGGGGCTACCTTGAGGCCATGGGGGTTGGCCTCGACCTCAGCGAGGACGACCTGGCCTTCCGCGTGAACTTTGCCACCATAGAGGACGGAATCATCACCGACAGGCGCGCGGGCAGGATAAGCACCGAGGAGGCCCACGAGCTGGCAAAGTCGATCCAGGAGAACGTTAAGCTCCCCGTGGACTTCATATTCGTCGGTGCGACAGGCCACAGGGCCGTTCTGGTTCTCAAGGGCATGGCCGCGGGCTATCGCGTCGGGGAGAACGACCCCCACGAGGCGGGCAAGCCGCCCCACAGGTTCACCTGGGAGGATGAGGAGAGCAGGAAGGTCGCGGAAATCCTTGAAGAGTTCGCAAGGAAGGCCCATGAGGTTCTGGACAAACACCCGATAAACGAGAGGCGCAGGAAGGAGGGGAAGCCCGTCGCCAACTACCTGCTCATCCGCGGTGCCGGAATCTACCCAGGCATCCCGATGAAGTTCACCGAGCAGTGGAAGGTCAGGGCTGGGGCAGTCATAGCGGTTTCCCTCGTCAAGGGCGTTGCCAGGGCGATAGGCTTTGATGTTTACACCCCTGAGGGAGCAACCGGCGAGTACAACACCGACGAGATGGCCAAGGCCAGGAAGGTCGTCGAACTCCTGAGGGACTACGACTTCGTGTTCCTCCACTTCAAGCCGACCGACGCGGCCGGCCACGACAACAACCCGAAGCTCAAGGCCGAGATGATTGAGAAGGCCGACAGGATGATAGGTTACATCATCGACCACATCAACCTCGAGGACGTCGTGATAGCGATAACCGGCGACCACAGCACTCCATGTGAGGTTATGAACCACAGCGGCGACCCGGTTCCGCTCCTCATAGCCGGCGGTGGCGTCAGGGCCGACCACACCGAGAGCTTCGGCGAGCGCGAGTGCATGCGCGGCGGCCTCGGCAGGATAAAGGGCCACGATATCGTGCACATAATGATGGACCTCATGAACCGGAGCGAGAAGTTTGGGGCCTGA
- a CDS encoding tRNA-binding protein: MWDTSKDYRLLVAEKAVELFLKTVEHAKFKGKWNKKGAIQLAKEMIPEIQAMRYSYVEPKELIETPQMRALKEKANGIIEALGGEDWHHKFISLADKSEREKVEEQVAKVRFFLNTVLGLERRLALGKINDPVIAVDIKVGEVMSVGKHPNANRLLVTNVNIGDRAITVVTNDLTVKEGNRVAVALLPPANFRGIVSEGMFLGAGEGVLKDVKGEIGGLPKGVPLEAFNETRNLVEAFLKG, from the coding sequence ATGTGGGACACGAGCAAGGATTACCGCTTACTGGTGGCGGAAAAGGCAGTGGAGCTGTTTCTGAAGACGGTGGAGCACGCGAAGTTCAAGGGGAAGTGGAACAAGAAGGGAGCGATTCAGCTGGCGAAGGAGATGATTCCGGAGATACAGGCGATGCGGTACAGCTACGTGGAGCCGAAGGAGCTGATTGAGACACCACAGATGAGGGCCCTGAAGGAGAAGGCCAACGGTATAATCGAGGCTTTAGGCGGTGAGGACTGGCACCACAAGTTCATCAGCCTGGCCGATAAGAGCGAGCGCGAGAAGGTCGAGGAGCAGGTGGCCAAGGTCAGGTTCTTCCTGAACACGGTGCTCGGCCTCGAGAGACGCCTCGCCCTTGGCAAGATAAACGACCCCGTCATAGCGGTGGACATCAAGGTCGGCGAGGTGATGAGTGTCGGGAAGCACCCGAACGCCAACCGCTTGCTCGTCACTAACGTTAACATCGGCGACAGAGCGATAACAGTCGTTACCAACGACCTGACGGTGAAGGAAGGAAACCGCGTTGCGGTTGCACTGCTCCCGCCGGCCAACTTCCGTGGAATCGTCAGCGAGGGAATGTTCCTCGGCGCCGGTGAAGGCGTCCTCAAGGACGTCAAGGGAGAAATAGGCGGCCTGCCGAAGGGGGTTCCGCTCGAGGCCTTCAACGAGACGAGGAACCTCGTCGAGGCGTTTTTGAAGGGATGA
- a CDS encoding aldehyde ferredoxin oxidoreductase family protein: MYGYHNRIARVNLTTGKVTYEELPDEVIRKFVGGKGLGYYLIYREVPPGTDPLSPANKFIFATGGLTGLIPGSSKVIAVSKSPETGLISDSSGGDAFGPKLKGHFDAIIIEGKAEEPVYLYVHDGEVEIRDAKHLWGRGNYEVARELWKEHPKASMALIGPAGERLSRIANVIYDTERASGRGGLGAVLGSKKVKAVVVEPGEKPKVAEPEEFQRLWQEFYEHFATDPKYEHTRNYGTSDALRSSASLGMSPAYNFSRPHIPDELASKLAGDEVKKYEVTPEWFVHGKSCPIKCARYVEVEYKGRKIRVKPEYESIAMLGAATGVFNFPAVAYFNWLVNHLGLDSIATGATIGWLFELVERGLITDEEIGFPVKGFGDEEAEEKLIKLMAERKGIGAVLADGVKRACERLGRGCEFAVHVKGMESPAWDPRGRRTYALSYATADVGASHLRGWPRPHQLPNQGPAKELVPSMIEGRDESYITDMLGTCKFVSYRMEDLARFYSLATGEEWTVERFRKIAQAVESIARIHDALDWVTPPLDDTIPPRWWEPEPDGPAEGNAAFIDYNDFLEARREFYRLRGWHEELGVPLPETMEELGYGEFRDDAERALEVVKKRMGFRQD, translated from the coding sequence ATGTACGGCTACCACAACCGGATTGCGCGCGTAAATCTGACCACCGGAAAGGTTACCTACGAGGAACTGCCCGACGAGGTGATTAGGAAGTTCGTGGGTGGAAAGGGCCTCGGCTACTACCTGATTTACAGGGAAGTGCCACCGGGAACCGACCCACTCAGCCCGGCCAACAAGTTCATCTTCGCCACCGGAGGTTTAACCGGCCTGATTCCGGGTTCGAGCAAGGTCATAGCCGTGAGCAAGAGCCCGGAGACGGGGCTAATCAGCGACTCCAGCGGTGGAGACGCCTTCGGTCCAAAGCTCAAGGGGCACTTCGATGCTATAATCATCGAGGGGAAGGCAGAGGAGCCTGTCTACCTCTACGTCCACGACGGGGAGGTGGAAATCAGGGACGCAAAGCACCTCTGGGGCAGGGGCAACTACGAGGTCGCCAGGGAACTCTGGAAGGAGCACCCGAAGGCGAGTATGGCTTTAATCGGTCCCGCCGGCGAGAGGCTCAGCAGAATTGCCAACGTGATTTACGACACCGAGCGCGCGAGCGGAAGGGGCGGTCTCGGTGCAGTCCTCGGGAGCAAGAAGGTCAAAGCGGTGGTCGTTGAGCCCGGAGAGAAGCCGAAGGTTGCAGAGCCGGAGGAGTTCCAGAGGCTATGGCAGGAGTTCTACGAGCACTTCGCCACCGACCCTAAGTACGAGCACACGAGGAACTACGGAACGAGCGACGCGCTGAGGAGCTCCGCATCGCTTGGAATGAGCCCTGCCTACAACTTTTCAAGGCCCCACATACCGGACGAGCTGGCGAGCAAGCTGGCAGGGGATGAAGTCAAGAAGTACGAGGTAACCCCTGAGTGGTTCGTCCACGGCAAGAGCTGCCCGATAAAGTGCGCCCGCTACGTCGAGGTGGAATACAAGGGCAGGAAAATCCGCGTCAAGCCGGAGTACGAGAGCATAGCGATGCTCGGAGCGGCGACCGGCGTCTTCAACTTCCCGGCGGTGGCTTACTTCAACTGGCTCGTCAATCACCTCGGCCTCGACAGCATAGCCACCGGCGCCACCATCGGCTGGCTCTTCGAGCTGGTCGAGAGGGGCCTAATCACTGATGAGGAGATAGGCTTCCCCGTTAAAGGCTTCGGAGATGAGGAAGCTGAGGAGAAGCTAATCAAGCTGATGGCCGAGAGGAAGGGCATTGGGGCAGTTCTGGCGGACGGCGTGAAGAGGGCCTGCGAGAGGCTCGGCAGGGGCTGCGAGTTCGCGGTACACGTGAAGGGCATGGAAAGCCCCGCCTGGGACCCGCGCGGAAGGAGAACCTACGCTTTAAGCTACGCCACAGCGGACGTTGGTGCTTCCCACCTCCGCGGCTGGCCGAGGCCGCACCAGTTGCCCAACCAGGGGCCGGCGAAGGAGCTCGTGCCTTCCATGATAGAGGGCAGGGACGAGAGCTACATCACCGACATGCTCGGAACGTGCAAGTTCGTGTCCTACAGGATGGAGGACCTGGCGAGGTTCTACTCACTGGCCACGGGCGAGGAGTGGACCGTTGAAAGGTTCAGGAAGATCGCGCAGGCGGTTGAGAGCATCGCGCGCATACACGACGCCCTCGACTGGGTTACCCCACCGCTCGACGATACCATACCCCCGCGCTGGTGGGAGCCAGAGCCGGACGGCCCGGCGGAGGGCAACGCGGCGTTTATAGACTACAACGACTTCCTCGAGGCGAGAAGGGAGTTCTACAGGCTGAGGGGATGGCACGAGGAGCTTGGAGTTCCCCTGCCCGAGACGATGGAGGAGCTCGGTTACGGGGAGTTCAGGGACGACGCGGAGAGGGCTTTGGAGGTCGTGAAGAAGAGAATGGGGTTCAGGCAGGACTGA